TTAAAGCCATCCTCTACAACTTCGCCTGTCATGCCGCCAACAACCGCGCGCCGCTCATCTCCGCAGACTATCCCGGCGATGTGGAGCTGCATGTGCAGAAGGCACTCGGCTACGCCGTGCCCGCACTCTTCCTCACCGGCGCCTGCGGCGATGTGAACCCCATCTACAGCGTGCGGCGCGATCTTTTTGAGCAGCGCCTCGGCGGCGAAATCCTCCAATGTCTCGAGCGGCTGGAGCCCGTGGCGAAGCCCACGCTTGCCATCGACGCACGCGAATTCCAGATGCCTGGCCGCGAGCACCCAGAGTTCCGCGAAGCCGAGGTCGCGCGCAACTGGCCCGGCCAGCTGGAGCACTACCGCAAGGCCTACACCAGCATGAAAGCGCGGGAGAAGCCCTCCTACCTCTACTTCATCACGGGCATCCGCATCGGCCCGGACTTTGCCATCGTGACGAATGCGAACGAGCTCTTCTGCGGCATCGCCATGGGCATTAAAAAGCAGTCCCCCTTCAAACACACCATGACCGTGGAGCAGACCAATGGCGCGCACGGCTATGTGCCCAGTGCCAAAGGCTTTGAAGGCGGCAGCTACGAAACCTGGTTCGGCGAGCACTCGTATCTGACCACCCAGGCGGCGGACATCATCGAGAAGCAATCCATGGAGGTGCTGAACAAGCTGCGCCAGGAAACCCCGAAGCCATGACTGCGGTTCAGCCCCTCCGTGCAGTGCGATGCTCCACCGGAGTCGCATCAAAGGCACGTTTAAAGTGCTGGCCAAATCTCGACACATCACGATAGCCCACACGGCGGGCGATTCGTGAGACGGGCAGGCGGGTGTGGCTCAGGAGCTCCGCAGCTTTTTCCATGCGCAGCTTTTGCAGGTAGGCCTGAAAGCTGAGGCCATGGCGTCGTCGAAAAAGACGGCTCAAATTTCCCGGGCTGGTGAAGGCGATCTCGCGGGCCACCTCCGTGAGCTTCAGCGGGCAGTGCAGACGAAAGGCCAGATGCGCCGCGGCGCGCTGCAGCGGATCGCCTGTGGGCTCGGGCGCATGGGGCACAGACTCCGAGATGCGGAACCACACAGCCTCCACATGACTGCGCGCGGCGTCCTCGGCCGCAGCGGGATCTCCCAGCGCGATGGTTTCCACCAGATGCTCGTGCTCATCCGCCAGCACACGGGCATCCGGGAAGTAGTCGTCAAATCCCTGCCGGTGGAAAGCCAGCATGCTGTCCCAGATACGCCGCCAGGTCTCGTGCAGCAGAGGCACGCCGGAGAGTTCGATGATGCATTCGTGCAGCTCGCGGTCCGCACGGCGAAAAGCTGCATAGTCCCGCTGCCGCAGCGCCTGTGTCACGCGGCAGAGCAGGACGCGCAGCTGCTTCAGCGACGCAGGGGCGGCGGCTGCGTTCATGGCCGCGTGGCGCGCGGCAAAGCCGTCGAGCACGGAGCGCAGTTCGGAGAGCTTGCGTACATCGGCGATGTTCATGCGTGGCGGTGGCTATGCGAAATCGGGCCTTATTCTATGCGGCAATGACCAAAAGAAAGGAGGCCTCTTTCCCTGCATTGAAAACGCTGCTGGCAGCACGTTTGATCATTCTCTACGGCAACCGCCTGTGCCAAATCCACCCAAGGCCTTCCACTCGCTGCCGGCGTCCCTTCTCATGAAACACCTCCTCACTCTCTGCCTTTTCCTGCCCCTGACCTGCACGGCGGAGGTCTGGCCGCTGGATGCCGTGGACAACACACTCCTGCTGCACGGAGAGGCCAGGCCCGCACCCGGCGCGGCAGCCCAGAGCCTTGTGCTCGATGGCGGCTCCGTGCTTGAATTGAAAAACAGCAGCGCCCTGGCCTGCGGCTCCAGCTTCACCGCCTCGGTGTGGTTCAACCCCTACCTGCTGCAAGGTGGGCAGCAGATGGTCATCGGCAAAAACCGCTACTCCCTCCGCGAGCGCCAGTGGGGCATCACCATCGAGCCAGATGGAAGGCTGCGCGCGCACCTGCAGCAGAAAGGCCGCTGGAGCGAGATCACCTGCGCACAGCCGTTGCAGGCGGGCCACTGGCATCTTGCCACGCTGGTGGTCACTGCCGATCAGGCCATCCTGTATCTCAACGCCCTGCCCGCCGGAGAAGTGAAGCTCATGCAGCCGATCCCCACCACCGCCGCGCCAGTGACGCTCGGTGGCATTTACGATGAGGCCAAACCCCGCCAGCAGTTCATCGGCGCTTTAGATGATGCCCGCATCGAGCCGCGCGCGCTGTCAGCAGCTGAGATTGCCACTGCCTATCATCCGGTGGATGCCACTCATGAAGTTGCCAAGTTCTTCACCGCAGACTTTCCCCTGTGGGACAGCACGCAGAAGCTTCCGGCTGCCGCCGAACTGCCCCTGGTACAGGGCACGGAGTTTCACGTCATCAAAAAGAAAGCACCAGATGTGGACGGCTGCCGCTGGACGCTCGGCGTCGGTCTGGCCTGGCACAAAGGCAGGCTGTATGCCTCTTACGGCTTCAACAAAGGCGAAGAAAATACCCCCACCGAGGAGGCGCACGTGCGTGTGAGCAGCGACGCCGGCCGCACCTGGGGCCCCTCGGTGGTGATGGACGCCGGAGAGGGCAGCCTGGGCGTGAGCCACGGTGTGTTCCTCTCTCACAAAGACAGGCTGTGGGCCTTCATGGGCGCGTTTTATGATCGCTTTCAGCGCACGCACACACGAGCCTACACGCTGAATGAAACCACCGGCGCGTGGGAATCGCATGGCGTCGTGATCGATGCCGGATTCTGGCCCATGCAGGAACCGCAGAAAATGGCGGACGGAAACTGGATCATGGCAGGCGCGCGAGTCTCCAAAGGCTACGACCTCAGCGGCGACCCGCCTGCCGTGGCCATCAGCCATGGAGATGACTTCACGCACTGGGACCTCGTGGTCATCCCCGTGGTGCCCGGTCTTGGCAGTGTCTGGGGCGAAAGCACGGTAATCGTGGACGGCAGGCGCATCATCAACATCTCCCGCTATGGCAGGAGGGCGCAGGCGCTCGTGGCCGCCAGCGAGGACTACGGACGCACCTGGAAGCCCTCCGCCCCGTCCAATCTGCCCATGGCCACCAGCAAACCCTATGCAGGCACGCTTAGCACCGGCCAGCGCTACCTCGTGTGCACCACCACCGCAGACACCGGAGGCCGCCGCTCTCCGCTGACCATCGCCGTCAGCAGACCGGGGCAGAATGTCTTCAGCAAAGTCTTCCTCATCCGCCCCTCCGTTTTTGAGGGCACCCCGGGCGTTTCAGATCCCAAAGCCGACTTCAGCTATCCCTATGCCGTCGAGCACGATGGCCGCCTCTACATCGGCTACACGCATAAAAGCCATGCGGCCAATGAGCTGGCGGTCGTGCCTGTGGCCGCACTCGCTCAAACCGCTTCTGCCAAAACCACTGCCACCACCGCCCCCGAAGCGCTGTGGGTGGGTGAAACAGATCTCTCCAAAAACGAAAACATCCCCTTTCTCCCGGCAGAACATCGCGTCATCGATGAATGCACCGCTGGCGAGTTTCAGTTCACGCTCGGCGCAGACATCGTGTTTCATGAGGGAGAGTTCATCACGCAGTGGGCCAACAGCCGCGTGGAGGAGAATGATGAGTTCAGCATTGCACGCGCCCGTCGCTCGCACGATGCCATCACCTGGAGCGAACGAGAAGTCATCGCGCCGGGCTTTGAAGGCCCCGGCTTTCACTCACACGGAGTGTTTCATTCACACGAGGGAGCACTGTGGAGCTTCAATGCCCAGATCCGCCAGCAGCCGCAGCTCGGCGGCTTTTTCTCCGGCCTGTGCACCGATGCCTTCCTCTGGAAGACGGACACAAAAACATGGGAGCCGCACACCACCACAGGCCTGGAGGGCTTCTGGCCCCTGTGCAAACCTGTGCGCCTTGGCAATGGCAAATGGATCATGGCTGGAGCGCGCAACGGAGACAAAACCGTGCTCGCCGCCGTGGCCATCTGCGACGGTGAGGACATCACTCGCTGGCGTGTCAGCACCCTACCACATCCTGCCAGTTTGGAGCCCGGCCAGATCTGGGGAGAGACCACTGTCAGCGTAGAGGGCTCGCGTGTGCTTGCCATCGTCCGTAATGGCAAAAAAGGCGGCACAGGATTCTGGTGCTCCATCAGCACCGACCACGGCGAAACCTGGCCCGTGCTGCGCGAGAGCAACCTCCCCCACGGCGGCGGCCGCCCCATGCTGGGCCGTCTCGCGGACGGGCGTCACTTTCTGGTAAGCAATGTCCGCTCCCGCAACACGCTGGTGCTTGCATTTACCAGGCCCGGCACCTTCCAGTTTGACCGAATGTACCGCCTCATCGACCGCCCCTCGCCGCCGGTCCGCATACCCGCCAAGGCCAAGCGTTCCCAGTGGGCCTACCCCAGCGCCGTTGAGCACGCAGGCAGGCTCTACATCGTCTATTCCATCACCAAAGAGGCCACGGGATTAACCGTCGTGGATTTAAACAAGGCGGTGAAGCCGTAGAATCGTCCCACGTCTCCCGTCCGCCACCACATCGTCACTTGCATCCCACGCCTGCGTGCTTCATTCGCGGCGCTTGCAACCGCTCCACCTCATCGACGCCATCGGTCCCTTTTTTCGCGGGCATGACGTGCGTACGATCAACTGGTCCAAGATTCCCTGGCACCATCTGCCCAAGGCGGGCGGGTCGGAGGCGGAGGCGTGGTGGGCGCTGGTGCGGGCGGACCTGACGCGCTTTGCGGATCAGGCATCGGCGTGGGGTTTCAATGCGGTCTCTCTCGATGACGTGACGCATCTGGCGGACCACGCCTGGCTGGAGCCTGAGCTGCGCGCGCGCATCGCCCGCTACCGCGAGGAGTTTGCGCGCTGCTTCGAGATCTTCACCACACGCGGCATGCAGGTGCATCTGACGATGGACGTGATGACCTACACGCCCGAGCTGCAGCGGCGCATGGTGGAAGACAAGCGGGAGGTGAACGACTACCTGGCCGAGCTGCTTGATGGATTCTTTGTCAGCTTTCCGCAGGTGGCGGGCATCATCATCCGCATTGGTGAATCGGATGGCAAAGGCGTGCACGATGAGTTTCGCAGCCAGCTCGTGATTCAGAAGCCCGCGCAGGCGCGCCAGCTCCTGTGCGATCTGCTGCCCGTGTGCGAGAAGCACGCACGCCGCCTCATCTTCCGCACCTGGACAGTGGGCGCGTACCGCATCGGCGATCTCATGTGGCACCGCCGTACCTTCACCAGTGTGTTTGAGGGGCTGGAGAGCCCGGCGCTAGTCATCTCGATGAAGTACGGCGAGTCCGATTTCTTCCGCTACCTGCCGCTCAATTCCAACTTCTTCCGCACCGATGTGGCGAAGATCGTGGAGTTGCAGACGCGGCGCGAGTATGAGGGCTGCGGCGAGTACCCCAGCTTTACCGGTTGGGAGTATGAGCGCTACGCCCGCGAGCTGAAACACGCGAAGAATGTGATCGGCTGCATGGTGTGGTGCCAGACCGGCGGCTGGGTGCCCTTCCGCCGCATCGCGCTGATCGATCCGGAGGCCATCTGGACGGACCTGAACACCTTCGTCACCATTCGCGTCATGAAGGACAGCATGCCGGTGGAGGACGCCGTGCGTGCCTTTGCCAAAGAGCGTGCGCTGGGAGACGCCGAGGCGCTGATCGAGCTGCTGCGCTACTCCGACGAGGTGATCCGCGAGCTGCTTTACACCGAGGAATTCGCGCAGCAGAAGCTCTTCTTCCGCCGCGTGCGCATCCCGCCGCTGCTGCAGGTGTACTGGGGGAACATCTTCATCAATCACAGCATCAAAAAGCTGCTGCGCTACTTTGTGCAGGAGCCCGAGGCCGCGCTGCGCAGTGCGGCGCGCTGCATGGACCGCCTGGAGCAGATGATCGCCCTGGCCCCGCGTGCGGGCGTGCCTGTGGCGGATCTGGAGTATATGCGCGACACCTTCCGCCTGCTGGCACTGGCACGGGAGTACACCTTCACGGAGTTCACCCCCGAGATGGAGACACGC
Above is a window of Prosthecobacter vanneervenii DNA encoding:
- a CDS encoding neutral/alkaline non-lysosomal ceramidase N-terminal domain-containing protein, with protein sequence MHHPSRIVLPCFKSLIALAIAGLQCLASAADRLEAGVGLVDITPTGEVTLAGSPSPKKTSEVKTRLFVRALVLASGATKVAIVTLDTLKYPVDLTVKARASIEQATGIPAANVIICSSHTHSGPLWSYYPDKLVTPIAEAVSKAAQDLMPCTLGMARGRAEGVAECRRVIKEGHAWNRWQLKPDEADKYPAEGPADPDFDLLALRSADGKFKAILYNFACHAANNRAPLISADYPGDVELHVQKALGYAVPALFLTGACGDVNPIYSVRRDLFEQRLGGEILQCLERLEPVAKPTLAIDAREFQMPGREHPEFREAEVARNWPGQLEHYRKAYTSMKAREKPSYLYFITGIRIGPDFAIVTNANELFCGIAMGIKKQSPFKHTMTVEQTNGAHGYVPSAKGFEGGSYETWFGEHSYLTTQAADIIEKQSMEVLNKLRQETPKP
- a CDS encoding FCD domain-containing protein, producing the protein MNIADVRKLSELRSVLDGFAARHAAMNAAAAPASLKQLRVLLCRVTQALRQRDYAAFRRADRELHECIIELSGVPLLHETWRRIWDSMLAFHRQGFDDYFPDARVLADEHEHLVETIALGDPAAAEDAARSHVEAVWFRISESVPHAPEPTGDPLQRAAAHLAFRLHCPLKLTEVAREIAFTSPGNLSRLFRRRHGLSFQAYLQKLRMEKAAELLSHTRLPVSRIARRVGYRDVSRFGQHFKRAFDATPVEHRTARRG
- a CDS encoding exo-alpha-sialidase, producing the protein MKHLLTLCLFLPLTCTAEVWPLDAVDNTLLLHGEARPAPGAAAQSLVLDGGSVLELKNSSALACGSSFTASVWFNPYLLQGGQQMVIGKNRYSLRERQWGITIEPDGRLRAHLQQKGRWSEITCAQPLQAGHWHLATLVVTADQAILYLNALPAGEVKLMQPIPTTAAPVTLGGIYDEAKPRQQFIGALDDARIEPRALSAAEIATAYHPVDATHEVAKFFTADFPLWDSTQKLPAAAELPLVQGTEFHVIKKKAPDVDGCRWTLGVGLAWHKGRLYASYGFNKGEENTPTEEAHVRVSSDAGRTWGPSVVMDAGEGSLGVSHGVFLSHKDRLWAFMGAFYDRFQRTHTRAYTLNETTGAWESHGVVIDAGFWPMQEPQKMADGNWIMAGARVSKGYDLSGDPPAVAISHGDDFTHWDLVVIPVVPGLGSVWGESTVIVDGRRIINISRYGRRAQALVAASEDYGRTWKPSAPSNLPMATSKPYAGTLSTGQRYLVCTTTADTGGRRSPLTIAVSRPGQNVFSKVFLIRPSVFEGTPGVSDPKADFSYPYAVEHDGRLYIGYTHKSHAANELAVVPVAALAQTASAKTTATTAPEALWVGETDLSKNENIPFLPAEHRVIDECTAGEFQFTLGADIVFHEGEFITQWANSRVEENDEFSIARARRSHDAITWSEREVIAPGFEGPGFHSHGVFHSHEGALWSFNAQIRQQPQLGGFFSGLCTDAFLWKTDTKTWEPHTTTGLEGFWPLCKPVRLGNGKWIMAGARNGDKTVLAAVAICDGEDITRWRVSTLPHPASLEPGQIWGETTVSVEGSRVLAIVRNGKKGGTGFWCSISTDHGETWPVLRESNLPHGGGRPMLGRLADGRHFLVSNVRSRNTLVLAFTRPGTFQFDRMYRLIDRPSPPVRIPAKAKRSQWAYPSAVEHAGRLYIVYSITKEATGLTVVDLNKAVKP